A stretch of the Ictidomys tridecemlineatus isolate mIctTri1 chromosome 5, mIctTri1.hap1, whole genome shotgun sequence genome encodes the following:
- the LOC101964634 gene encoding LOW QUALITY PROTEIN: toll-like receptor 11 (The sequence of the model RefSeq protein was modified relative to this genomic sequence to represent the inferred CDS: inserted 4 bases in 3 codons; substituted 1 base at 1 genomic stop codon): MSKMERHLVSAVLPLLLLDLMDCDLMSQAWTVPDCTIADSSLLSNLSFYIPFCPLAPGLHIFASCSNVTDLTQTLRAVPQDIQALCLQGMVPVLPASAFGHFLFLXLLRLQLGTLKIISEAFQGLNRLQYLSFEHHAPCCLSLFLPPDALVPLTFLSSLSFQGYCLNYSQNIQLPXHLRHLTLGHSCLIELQELQVLFSNLVLSFSPTAIPRPWSSFLEVLDLSYNLKLNQAGVRALNGLQLHSLRLDGTPLNALGLLGSGLLHLDFLSLVGTGMEKLPXEVSGYFELRALDLGRNRIQNIEDXEISSCRSLEHLSLYSNGLKLLPIKFLNALPQLQSLNLSMNKLGPALVLPDGLVSTNLRVLDLSNNELCVLPYGAFSFIPQLEKLWLSGNNISNLSSESLEGLKQLKTLDLSWNKIKVLKPDWLSFLPALTSLNLLGTYLSHIPGKELQGPQRLSHLQLGSLQMLDFYPPWPLALLSLEIWAETGIWFNNFNEDPFLFLEKLILQTSKVVLSPYNTSVHFPSLRHLTLRGVSFFGFSSQQSQRSFPQFPVLEHLHFWSDYGSTENLQLFGMPKLRELGLGDLNFHYESRSTKLELVLKEVPQLQVLALSHLNLGNLSMSSFRDLDHLQLLLFNSEWTLGLDSNLQELIPQMPQYVYFSDVTFTCQCESFWVGPWATQAPNTFVYGLEKSICMANASDYSKTPLLSFLSHQCARDLEFQGFLASFTLVLLFSILVLLGCPKWSWLHHLRTLFHVWWWKLCGRGPRSQFHYDVFISYCEQDQDWVLEELVPTLEKSPPAGEGLRLCLPERDFGVGQDRLDALVASMENCRAILCVLSNKALGSPRCHLELRLATYHLVARPGTACLLFLEPNDGRKLFGYHCLTRWLQKEDYFDLPQGRVEWDVFCEQLLKRLLLTNEA; the protein is encoded by the exons ATgtcaaagatggaaagacatctGGTCTCTGCTGTCCTCCCTCTCTTACTGCTGGACTTGATGGATTGTGATCTCATGAGCCAGGCATGGACTGTCCCTGACTGTACCATAGCAGATAGCTCCCTGTTGTCAAATCTCTCCTTCTACATCCCATTTTGTCCCTTGGCCCCAGGGCTGCATATTTTTGCATCATGCTCCAATGTTACAGACCTGACACAGACCCTGAGAGCAGTGCCCCAGGATATACAGGCACTTTGCCTGCAGGGCATGGTTCCTGTCCTGCCAGCTAGTGCATTTGGTCACTTCCTCTTCCTATAGCTTTTGAGGCTACAGCTGGGCACCCTCAAGATTATATCTGAGGCCTTTCAAGGATTGAATCGGCTGCAGTACCTTTCCTTTGAGCATCATGCTCCCTGTTGCTTGAGTCTATTTCTCCCTCCGGATGCCCTGGTGCCTCTCACATTCCTCAGTAGTCTTTCCTTTCAAGGCTACTGCCTGAATTATAGCCAGAACATTCAGTTGC ATCACCTTAGGCATCTAACCCTGGGGCACAGCTGTTTGATAGAGCTGCAGGAGCTACAAGTGCTCTTCTCAAACCTTGTACTTAGTTTTTCTCCTACAGCCATCCCCAGACCATGGTCTTCCTTCCTAGAGGTGTTGGATTTGTCTTACAACCTGAAGCTGAACCAGGCAGGTGTCAGAGCCTTGAATGGCCTCCAGCTCCATTCCCTGAGATTGGATGGCACCCCATTGAATGCATTAGGTCTTTTAGGCTCAGGACTGCTCCATCTGGACTTTCTGTCCCTTGTGGGTACAGGTATGGAAAAACTGC GGGAAGTGTCAGGTTATTTTGAGCTTCGAGCACTTGACCTTGGGAGAAATCGAATCCAAAACATAGAGGA GGAGATCTCAAGCTGTCGTTCCTTAGAACATCTCAGCCTTTACAGCAATGGCCTGAAATTGCTTCCTATAAAGTTTCTAAATGCCTTGCCCCAGCTTCAAAGTCTCAACCTATCCATGAATAAGCTGGGTCCAGCCTTGGTGCTCCCAGATGGGCTGGTTAGCACAAACTTGAGAGTGCTAGATCTGTCCAACAATGAGTTATGTGTTCTGCCCTATGGAGCCTTCTCCTTTATTCCTCAACTTGAGAAGCTGTGGCTGAGTGGCAACAACATCTCCAACTTATCCAGTGAGAGCCTGGAGGGACTAAAGCAGCTAAAGACACTAGACCTGAGCTGGAACAAAATTAAGGTACTAAAACCAGACTGGctctcctttcttcctgctcTCACCTCACTGAACCTGCTGGGCACCTATTTAAGTCATATCCCAGGCAAGGAGCTCCAAGGTCCCCAGAGGCTGAGCCATCTGCAGCTGGGTTCACTTCAGATGCTGGACTTCTATCCTCCCTGGCCTCTAGCTCTGCTCAGCTTAGAGATATGGGCAGAAACAGGTATCTGGTTTAATAACTTCAATGAAGATCCCTTCTTGTTCCTGGAGAAGCTGATCTTACAAACTTCCAAAGTGGTACTGTCTCCATACAACACCTCAGTTCATTTTCCTTCCCTGCGTCATCTCACTCTTCGAGGCGTAAGTTTCTTTGGCTTCTCAAGTCAACAGTCTCAGAGATCCTTCCCTCAGTTTCCTGTCCTGGAGCACCTGCACTTCTGGTCTGATTATGGGAGTACAGAAAACCTGCAACTATTTGGGATGCCCAAGCTTCGAGAGCTCGGGCTCGGAGATCTGAATTTCCACTATGAGTCAAGGTCAACAAAGCTGGAGCTGGTACTGAAGGAAGTGCCTCAGTTACAGGTACTGGCATTGAGCCACCTGAATCTTGGGAACCTCTCCATGTCCAGTTTCAGGGACTTGGACCACCTGCAGCTACTGCTGTTCAACTCTGAATGGACCCTGGGGTTAGACAGCAACCTTCAGGAGTTAATCCCCCAGATGCCTCAATATGTTTATTTCTCAGATGTCACCTTCACCTGCCAGTGTGAAAGCTTCTGGGTGGGGCCTTGGGCAACACAGGCCCCCAACACCTTTGTGTATGGGCTGGAGAAATCCATCTGCATGGCCAATGCTTCTGACTACTCCAAGACTCCACTgctctccttcctttctcatcAGTGTGCACGTGATCTTGAGTTTCAGGGCTTTCTTGCCAGCTTTACTCTGGTGCTCCTGTTCTCTATCCTTGTACTGCTTGGCTGCCCCAAATGGTCCTGGCTTCACCATCTCCGGACTCTTTTTCATGTGTGGTGGTGGAAACTATGTGGGCGTGGCCCCAGAAGCCAATTCCACTATGATGTCTTTATATCCTACTGTGAGCAGGACCAAGACTGGGTGCTGGAAGAACTGGTTCCTACACTGGAGAAGTCTCCTCCAGCAGGTGAGGGCTTGAGGCTGTGCCTGCCAGAGAGGGACTTTGGGGTTGGGCAGGACAGGTTGGATGCCCTTGTTGCCAGCATGGAGAACTGCAGGGCCATCCTCTGTGTACTCAGCAACAAAGCCCTGGGGAGTCCCCGGTGCCATCTGGAGTTAAGGCTTGCCACCTATCACTTGGTGGCCAGACCTGGAACAGCTTGCCTCCTGTTTCTGGAGCCTAATGATGGGCGGAAGCTATTCGGCTATCACTGCCTCACCAGGTGGCTTCAAAAAGAGGACTATTTTGATTTGCCTCAAGGGAGGGTGGAGTGGGATGTTTTCTGTGAGCAGCTTCTGAAAAGGCTACTTCTAACCAATGAAGCCTGA